The window CTTAAGTAATCACGATGTGGTTAGGATCTCCGACCGGGCTGGTAGCCATCAAATTCGAGTTGCTGCTATGCTTCAGATGACTCTTAGGGGCATGCCGATTATTTATTATGGCGACGAAATCGGTATGCACGACACAGACATACCCCAAGCCCAAATCCACGACCCAGTAAGCAAACAGACAAATCGGCCTGGTCGCGATCCAGAACGAACCCCAATGCAGTGGGCCAATCAGCCAGGGGCAGGTTTCACAAATGGCGAACCATGGCTACCTATCGCTAAAGACTATAATGTATTTAATGTTGACATCGAACAACACGACCCAAGCTCTGTCTTGAGTCTTTACAAACGACTCATCCAACTTCGAGCTGAAATCCCCGCCTTAGTTTATGGTAGCTACGAATCGAATAATTTAAGCACTATCGACGTATATTGCTATCACCGTAGGTTAGACGACCAAGAATTATTAATAGCCTTAAATATGTCATACAAAGATCAAACAATTAAGCTAGACGTGCATAATTACGACTGTGTTCTAAATACCGACAACAGCTTAAACTGTAGCGTTCGTAATGGCTATTTATTCTTAAAGCCACACGAAGGCGTTATTCTGCGCAAGGTATCGAGCGAACAGAATTAACGATGTTTGCAGCCTGCCCAGCAACAGGGGCGCCGCATACCTTTCTTCATCTTATCAAGTCCGACAATAATACGCTTTTGTCTAGTTTCGGCTTTTTTAGCATCTGTTACCCAACAGATCCATTCATTGCGAGCTAGTGGTGTGATATCTTGCCAAAGTTTAGTGGCAAAATCATGCCCAGCAATTGCATCTCGGAAATCTTTTGGCAGATCGTGAACAACTCCGCTAGCTAGTTTAGTGCCCGTTTTAGTCATTGTGATTGATATTAATCATCCTCAGTTTCGTGCTCGTCTTCGTAGTCGTCGTGTCGAACATTTATGCGATTATCTGTATTTGCCTTTGGAGGTGGCAAATTATCCGGTACAGTTTGCTCGATTACTTCTGCTGGCTTTAAAACAACGAAATCCTGATATGGTAGGTCTGTACTATGATCGACCGCCATGACAACACGATACACTCCTGGATGATCAAATAAATCTGGCCAATCGTCGAATGTATAGCTGCGGCTAGCTTCGGCTGCGATAGCCACATTTCTAGGTTGCTTATAGCAATCGCTATCGCTCGAAACAGCCTTTGAGTGTAACTGTACCCAGACTTCGTCTTGCCATTCAAAAACATGGAGTGGCTCGTTGGGACACTGATTTAAGACATATATTGGAGACGGGTAGTGATTAACTACAGTAAACTCAACCGACTCCCCGAGTTGGTATTGAACCTTATCTAGCTTCAGCTCTATATAACCATTTGGTATATGTGATTTCTCATGCTGGTTATATAACTTATACGCATAGACTGCCATACCACCAATAACAATCAGATAAAACAAAACCCAGAGTAAACGATTGGTAACTGTTTTTCGATGTGAACGAAGTTCTCGATTTAGTTTCATACTGTGAAAGCCCTTCTGAAACGCATTAAACTAGCATACAAAATAAGTAATCCTAGGCCAATCCAGAGCCATCTCATCCAAGCTACCGACAAGTCACTTCCAATTGCTAGCGCGTGAACAAACGTAAAAATAATCACTAAATAACTCAATATGTGAGTCACTTTCCAGATTTTAGGCTTTTTGTTGATCCAAACTAATGAAGTGATGATGATAGCAACCGTCAAATATAGCGCCAAAACACCGAGAGCGACATACAGTGAACCCAGCGAAAAGCCAAATAAGCTCACTGGTCGAAAATCTGAGGAAAAAGGTACCAGTAACTGAGTTAGGCCAAATGGCACAAACTTATCAAACATCAGTGACCCGATATGTAGTAGCACTGCAAGGCCAAAAACTATACCAAGCGCCCGATGCGAAGCCCAAGCGGTTATTGGTTCTAAAAAGCCAAATGTTCGACCAGTAATCATCCCAATACCCGACAACATCAGGATAATCAGAGAGACTGCTGCCAACATACCCGAAGCACGTGCAACATACCAAGGCCATGAATTTTCTAAGCGTTGCACCAAACCATCTGCCACAGAAGGACTCTCGGCTGCACTCACTTGAGCAGAGCTTGTCGCCGACTGAGCTTCGACAACTCGATTATTTTGACGACCAAAAATCGCAACTACTGCAATCAGGCTGATTGCAATTGTCAGAAGTACAAATTTACGCATTTAAGACCCGCCTCTTTCTGTCGGCCGCGAGATCTTTGTTGCCTAATAGCTGTATACCTTCCCCGTCGACATAAACTTTATCACTTGACTGTAACAATATTGCCTGTAAATGTCCAGATTCAACAAACCTCCGTGCAAAATCTCGACCGCGCATTAAGGCTAGACTAGCCAATACATCTGCAATCGTTGCGGTCTCAGAAACAACCGTCGCAATTTCAAATTCTGACAGACTTAACTCACCCGTAGATACATCGATTTGATGTGACTGCAGCCGACCATTTTGTTGCCTAGTTTGTCCTGATGTTGCAACTGCAAACCTGCTTCTATCTGTTTCATATACTGCTACATCTTCTGCTCGTTTTTTGGCCGACTGAATATATATCGGCCATGTACCGCCGCGAGCGATAATATCACCTCCAAGCGATAGACAATAAACCTCCGTTCCGGACTCATCCAACCAACCTGCTAACGAGTCGGCCAGGTAGCCCTTGCCAATACCACCGATATCTATCGCCGTGCCTCGGGGTATCTTTGCCCTACCCACACCAAGCTCTAGAGCTGACCAGTTGGCAATCATGCGTTGACTATAATCTGTACCAGATAGGTTATCGTCGATTAGCGATCTGGTGTAGCCTGCCCGCTGAAGCGCAGGTAGTACAAATGGGTTGAATAAACCATCCGTCAATCGCGACATCTGTTTAACCTTTTCGAGAAATTTTGCAAAATCTTCGGATATTTCGACTTCTTTACCTGCTCTAGCGTTAAACTTAGATAGCTCACTCTCAACCTTAAATCGGCTAAACTTTGCCTCGAAACTGAATATTTTGTCCCACAGAGATTTAAATACTTTGTTTGCCTGGTCTGGATTATTTGCCTCTATGCGCAGATCTATGTTTGAGCCAAGTGCCTGACCTGACTGCTGGAAAATCACGAAACTGTGCTCCTAGGTGGCGTAACCGGCACAGTTGTACTATAACTCCCAGCACCACTAGATGATGAGCTGCTCGACGGGACTGTTTTTACTATGGGTGCTTGGGTTAGATCGGTGCTTACTTGAGGCTGCAAGCTATTAACACGAGTATGTAAGCTATAGCCTGCCGAATTGTCTAGGGTACTGCCAGTTGGAGCAACCGTTACTTGATCAGCCTGGGCCTGGAGTATTGGCAGGGTCTTATACAAGTCATTGATGACAATTGAAAATGCGATTATTGCCAGTGCTAGCCCACTCATGGCATACATATTAAATGGCCAGATAGCCAGTTTACCAGTTTGACCACCCGAACTTTGGCTGAAGGCTTCCGATAAGATACGCTCGCGGTCTACGCCATGTTCTTTCAGTAAACTAATTACTGCGTTCATGTAGGGCGGTGGGCCACAGGTCATATAGGTTTGTGTACGGAAATCAAGATTCAGCTTAGATAATAGTTGAGCATCTAGCCTGCCCTGAAGCGCGCGCTGATTGACAAGTTTCTCAGTTCCACCCTCCCCTATAACATGTGTAATCGTTAGGTTCGGATTGTGTTTTGCCAGTTGGTTTAACTCTGTGTAAAACGCAATTTCGTTCTGGTTACGGCTGCTATAAACTAGGTGAAGTTTATTGTCTAGCTTCAGCTCCGACGCGTAGCGAATCATGCTCATAAACGGAGCCACTCCAATTCCGCCAGCAAACATCACTAAATCTTTGTGCTCGTATTGGTTTAAGACGAAGGCGCCAAATGGCCCACGTACGGCAACTTCGTCGCCCTTTTCGAGGCGCTCGAGTGCCGAAGTATATTTACCTCCAACACGGATACTAAACTGCAACACCCGTTGGTTTGTTGGTGAAGATGCAATCGAAAAACATCTAAAGGCGGTCGGACGTTTCCGATCACGCAGGCTAATCGCGGCGTACTGCCCGGGTTGATGAAGAATTGGTTCACTGTCGGCATCACATTCTAAAGTCAACTGTCGAATTGTAGGGGTAAGCAGTCTGTTATCCGCCAATAAATACTTATGCATTAGTATATTTTACCTTAAATTTGTTAATAACCCAGATAGTCTGCCGGCAAATTCTGAAATTTGTCTGAATCACCACCAATATTACACAATCTAAATAGTTATACTTATTTGCTAGAGTCATATATTATTTAGCGGTATGTCATCTGATTCCTACGATAGGTATAAGCGATACCACATAGTGTCTGCAATCATCTTTACGGGTATTATTATTGCTTCGTTTTTAATATTTTTACTACCACACCTTAAAAACAAGAACGTCTTAAAAAATGAACAATTTGCTTTGTTCGTAGACAACGTTATCGTTCAAAAACAAGAACCGACGGTT of the Candidatus Nomurabacteria bacterium genome contains:
- a CDS encoding FAD-dependent oxidoreductase produces the protein MHKYLLADNRLLTPTIRQLTLECDADSEPILHQPGQYAAISLRDRKRPTAFRCFSIASSPTNQRVLQFSIRVGGKYTSALERLEKGDEVAVRGPFGAFVLNQYEHKDLVMFAGGIGVAPFMSMIRYASELKLDNKLHLVYSSRNQNEIAFYTELNQLAKHNPNLTITHVIGEGGTEKLVNQRALQGRLDAQLLSKLNLDFRTQTYMTCGPPPYMNAVISLLKEHGVDRERILSEAFSQSSGGQTGKLAIWPFNMYAMSGLALAIIAFSIVINDLYKTLPILQAQADQVTVAPTGSTLDNSAGYSLHTRVNSLQPQVSTDLTQAPIVKTVPSSSSSSSGAGSYSTTVPVTPPRSTVS
- a CDS encoding ferric reductase-like transmembrane domain-containing protein, whose product is MRKFVLLTIAISLIAVVAIFGRQNNRVVEAQSATSSAQVSAAESPSVADGLVQRLENSWPWYVARASGMLAAVSLIILMLSGIGMITGRTFGFLEPITAWASHRALGIVFGLAVLLHIGSLMFDKFVPFGLTQLLVPFSSDFRPVSLFGFSLGSLYVALGVLALYLTVAIIITSLVWINKKPKIWKVTHILSYLVIIFTFVHALAIGSDLSVAWMRWLWIGLGLLILYASLMRFRRAFTV
- a CDS encoding FAD:protein FMN transferase, with the translated sequence MIFQQSGQALGSNIDLRIEANNPDQANKVFKSLWDKIFSFEAKFSRFKVESELSKFNARAGKEVEISEDFAKFLEKVKQMSRLTDGLFNPFVLPALQRAGYTRSLIDDNLSGTDYSQRMIANWSALELGVGRAKIPRGTAIDIGGIGKGYLADSLAGWLDESGTEVYCLSLGGDIIARGGTWPIYIQSAKKRAEDVAVYETDRSRFAVATSGQTRQQNGRLQSHQIDVSTGELSLSEFEIATVVSETATIADVLASLALMRGRDFARRFVESGHLQAILLQSSDKVYVDGEGIQLLGNKDLAADRKRRVLNA
- a CDS encoding YdeI/OmpD-associated family protein, whose protein sequence is MTKTGTKLASGVVHDLPKDFRDAIAGHDFATKLWQDITPLARNEWICWVTDAKKAETRQKRIIVGLDKMKKGMRRPCCWAGCKHR